CACACTGCTTATTTAATGTACTTTTTACTCCCCCCTTAACATTATtccatttctcctttcttctctcttcttttctttctttttcttgaattttctcttcttttctccttcttttctaGAGCAGAGAGGTACAAGAAGGAAGTTGTCTTTCATCAGCAGTCCTTTGAGATAGAGTAGAATTCAGTGAGTCCTCACCATGATAGGATCATAAACTTACTGGGTTAAACCAAGCTAACTTTCCCTAAGCTGCCAAGTTTTAGCTGCACCATACATATATGTGTTTccttgtgcctttttttttttcttataattttgtttttttcttgatgaCCCTGAGCTATGGCTTCTCGTTTCTACCTCTAGTCaaccttcctttcttttctggttttgccgATATAGgcttcaaagaaaaaatggcAGAAGAGCACAAAGTAGCTGAGGTACATGAGAGAGGACCAGATGATGTTCTGCACGTGGGAATGGCACTGGCCATGCTGCATCCAGGAGAAGACCAGGTAATTGATCACGCAACCGATCAACATCTGAGTGATCTGCGACAGGGTGATGAACATGGCGAACTTGCGCGAGACCCTGAAGCCGGCGGCCCGCAAGGCATAGTAGGAGTACATGACGGCGTGCACCCCGTAGTTCATGGTCATGAACCAGCCCCCGCCAGCCACCATGTCCTTGTACGAGTACCAAGAGTAAAGTAACACTGTAATGTGATGGTACCAGTGCAAGAAGATGAGCTTCTGCTTCCTAAGAATAATGAATATTGTATCACCTGTAGTGAaagcaaaacacacacacaaaacaaaaaaaaaagggggggggaggAAATGAGAAACATATCAAACAATTCCATAATTAACGCAGTGCTCTcttgcctttgctgctgctggagtaTACACTACTTTAGAGCATGAAAACCACCTCAGCTCTAGATCTGAAAGCCTGTCTGAGAGCCAGTTTGGCTCCTAATCCCTATGCAATCTTTAGCAAACCAATGCATTGACATTTTCCTGTATGGATAGCCCCATCTGAAAACTCTGTGAGTGTTCTTGGTAGCCTTTTGCTGCAAACATTATCCACAAAAGTCTGGGGTGAGGTAGGTGGATGTAGGTGTATCGTCTCTTACTGTGAGACTGCCTATTATGTACTGTGACTGGAAGAGAAATGCAGCTTGACAGAGAGCAGAAAACCTAGAGGAAGCAGCACACTGTCCTCTGGCTCAAATGTCTAAGTGCAAACTGAACCTAGTTAAAATTGGTAGAGCCTTTTGAGGTAATACACAAAAAAGCTGTTGCATATGCAACTTACCATACTGAAAGAGATGCTTCCAGGAAGAAATGTGGGTTATGTTGAAACATTCCTTTTCTGCAAATCAATCTTACTATTGTATAAAAGTTAGTATCATTCatcttgcttgcttttttttcttctgtctgctTCTCATATTGCAATGAGCATCTCAATTAGATTTATGGATATATATGTATGCTACTTGTTTTCCACTATTACACAGTGGAAACACACAGTGGAAACACACAGTGTTTCCAAAAGGATCCCTGAGATTTGAACCCGGGACTTAGTTTGGTATGTAAATATCCCAGGAAATCTAAGTCCTGAATATTAGTCATGGATGGAAGCAAAACTGCACTGTCTTCTCAAGGTCTGCAATAAACCATAACACTGTTCACTTCATTAACTGCATGATGTTGACTCATATTTTAATAAGTAATCATATGTTCAATTTATTGTTGCTGTGCAGTTCTAGCTGATGTTCCCCATTTTTAACAACTAAATTTCTGTGGGTTTGCAGCAATTTAAGCAGCATGAAACCCAGGGATTCTGACACAGCAAGGCAACTGGTGTCTGTCTCATTCTAGTTTTAATGCTGATGAATTGCTGTCCTCTTTAATTTGCTGAATTAAATTACCTGCTGAAAGGTAAAGTCTCATTTTTGCTGTACACCTGAACATGGTGAGAGCTGCTGTCCTTTGGAGCTTAATAAGGACATCCCCTGAAATGAAAGTTGGAGGGCTGCTCCTTTCCATTAAAACAATCCTTTCTTACACTAATAAGCCATGGATGAGAACACATGAAGCCTGACTTTCAAGATGGCTTTCACATGGATATCGTAAGTACCCTTGTCAAGAAACTGCTGGAGAGATATAAGTTTACAAAAATCAAGACTGGAAAAGCTAGGGATATTATGGGAAATTGATTTCTACTTGGAGGAagca
This sequence is a window from Melospiza georgiana isolate bMelGeo1 chromosome 5, bMelGeo1.pri, whole genome shotgun sequence. Protein-coding genes within it:
- the ELOVL6 gene encoding elongation of very long chain fatty acids protein 6, coding for MNMSVLTLQEYEFEKQFNEHAAIQWMQENWKKSFLFSALYAAFIFGGRHLMNKRAKFELRKPLVLWSLSLAVFSIFGAVRTGAYMLYILMTKGLKQSVCDQSFYIGPVSKFWAYAFVLSKAPELGDTIFIILRKQKLIFLHWYHHITVLLYSWYSYKDMVAGGGWFMTMNYGVHAVMYSYYALRAAGFRVSRKFAMFITLSQITQMLIGCVINYLVFSWMQHGQCHSHVQNIIWSSLMYLSYFVLFCHFFFEAYIGKTRKERKVD